From a region of the Notolabrus celidotus isolate fNotCel1 chromosome 14, fNotCel1.pri, whole genome shotgun sequence genome:
- the LOC117825615 gene encoding trace amine-associated receptor 1-like has protein sequence MRHQLCGGPASCMMEPVFCYESSNTSCLRTIYPIHRRVALYIILGVTVILTVCGNLLVTFSVAYFKQLHTPTNYLIVSLAVSDLLLGLLVMFPSMILTIESCWYFGDFFCKVYMSSDVTLCTASILNLLSISVDRYYAVCQPLLYRSRITDNVVLIMILLTWSISVFLGFGMIFLKLNILGVEEFYYNHVVCKGGCVLFVSGPSSVFSSLVSFYMPGVIMLAVYLKVLLVAQKQFRSIQRAGCVSSVKTSSQTKATKTLAVVMGAFLSFWTPFFVCYVIDPFISYSTPPKLFEVLVWLGYLNSTVNPMIYAFFYRWFRKALLLFTSGDIFKSDMSETTLFTE, from the exons ATGAGACACCAGCTGTGTGGTGGACCGGCCAGCTGTATG ATGGAGCCAGTGTTTTGCTATGAGTCCAGTAACACTTCATGCCTGAGGACTATTTATCCCATACACCGGCGTGTGGCCCTGTACATCATTCTAGGGGTCACAGTCATTCTGACAGTGTGTGGAAACCTTTTGGTGACTTTCTCAGTTGCTTATTTTAAGCAGCTCCATACTCCAACCAACTACCTGATTGTCTCTCTGGCTGTGTCTGACCTGCTCTTAGGGTTGTTAGTCATGTTCCCCAGTATGATCCTAACCATAGAGTCCTGTTGGTACTTTGGTGACTTCTTCTGTAAAGTCTACATGAGCTCGGATGTCACGTTGTGTACAGCCTCAATTCTGAACCTGTTATCCATATCAGTGGACAGATACTATGCTGTTTGCCAACCTCTGCTTTACAGAAGCAGAATAACTGATAATGTAGTGCTGATCATGATCCTGCTCACTTGgagtatttcagtttttttaggCTTTGGGATGATTTTTCTGAAACTAAATATTTTGGGTGTTGAGGAGTTTTATTATAACCATGTTGTGTGTAAAGGagggtgtgttttgtttgtcagtggACCTTCAAGTGTATTCTCTTCCCTTGTTTCCTTTTACATGCCAGGTGTTATAATGCTTGCTGTGTATCTGAAGGTTTTGCTGGTGGCACAGAAACAGTTCCGCAGCATACAGAGGGCAGGCTGTGTGAGCTCAGTGAAAACATCAAGCCAGACTAAAGCCACTAAAACTCTGGCTGTTGTAATGGgagcctttctttctttttggacTCCTTTCTTTGTCTGTTATGTCATTGATCCTTTCATTAGTTACTCAACACCTCCAAAACTGTTTGAAGTACTTGTGTGGTTGGGATACTTGAACTCTACAGTGAACCCTATGATATATGCATTTTTTTACAGGTGGTTCAGAAAAGCTTTGCTGTTATTTACCTCGGGTGATATCTTTAAATCTGACATGTCAGAGACAACACTCTTCACTGAATAA
- the LOC117825618 gene encoding trace amine-associated receptor 13c-like, producing MDNIHHPLYNVMVNHRSRFSLSEEQLCFPESNASCVRTQFSVGIKFALYMLFTLGTLITILGNSIVIVSIGHFKQLHNPTNMLILSLALVDLLVGVVVMPFSAIRTVHGCWFFGKVFCQLHSSFDMFLTTLSIFHLICIAVDRQQAICNPLHYSMRFTMSVAWIMVFCSWALAAVYSFSLLYSKANIAGLEEYLESIYCLGSCNLLFNNLWGILDSILSFFFSCTVMVCLYTKIFIVAKEHVRKIGDTKTCSKVRGRVGLIKQSEHKAAKTLSIVLGAFIFCWMPLFTDSVIFSFTGYGSPAAVFEAYFWLGYFNSTLNPIIYALFYPCFKKCFHCIITFKVFSTNSATMDLSFK from the exons atggacaacatccatCACCCTCTCTACAACGTGATGGTGAATCACAGGAGCAGATTCA GTCTTTCTGAGGAGCAGCTCTGTTTCCCAGAGTCTAACGCCTCGTGTGTTCGGACACAGTTCAGTGTGGGGATCAAATTTGCCCTCTATATGTTGTTTACTCTTGGCACACTGATTACCATTCTAGGAAACTCTATTGTCATTGTGTCAATAGGACATTTCAAACAGTTGCATAATCCTACCAATATGCTTATTTTATCTCTGGCTTTGGTTGACCTGCTTGTTGGAGTTGTTGTGATGCCTTTCAGTGCCATCAGAACTGTTCATGGCTGCTGGTTCTTTGGGAAAGTGTTCTGCCAGCTGCACTCCAGCTTTGATATGTTTTTAACCACTCTTTCTATCTTTCATCTAATCTGCATTGCTGTAGATAGACAACAAGCAATATGCAACCCTCTGCATTACTCCATGAGATTCACCATGTCAGTGGCCTGGATAATGGTGTTTTGCAGCTGGGCTCTTGCTGCTGTCTACTCTTTTAGCCTGCTGTACTCCAAGGCCAACATTGCTGGCTTAGAGGAGTATTTGGAATCAATATACTGCCTTGGCAGCTGCAACCTCCTCTTTAACAACCTTTGGGGAATCCTGGAcagtattttatcttttttcttttcatgcacTGTAATGGTTTGCCTGTACACTAAGATCTTTATTGTAGCTAAAGAGCATGTTCGAAAGATTGGAGATACAAAGACTTGTTCTAAGGTCAGAGGAAGAGTTGGGTTGATTAAACAGTCTGAGCATAAAGCTGCAAAGACCCTGAGTATTGTGCTCGGTGCATTCATCTTCTGTTGGATGCCTCTTTTTACAGATTCAGtgattttttctttcacagGCTACGGCTCACCAGCTGCAGTCTTTGAAGCTTATTTTTGGTTGGGTTACTTCAATTCAACCTTGAACCCAATTATTTATGCCTTGTTTTATCCCTGCTTCAAAAAGTGTTTCCATTGTATTATCACTTTTAAGGTATTTAGCACAAATTCTGCAACTATGGATTTATCTTTTAAATGA
- the LOC117825617 gene encoding trace amine-associated receptor 13c-like: MSAGLSEEQLCFPESNASCVRTQFSVGIKFALYMLFTLGTLITILGNSIVIVSIGHFKQLHNPTNMLILSLALVDLLVGVVVMPFSAIRTVHGCWFFGKVFCQLHSSFDMFLTTLSIFHLICIAVDRQQAICNPLHYSMRFTMSVAWIMVFCSWALAAVYSFSLLYSKANIAGLEEYLESIYCLGSCNLLFNNLWGILDSILCFFFSCTVMVCLYTKIFIVAKEHVRKIGDTKTCSKVRGRVGLIKQSEHKAAKTLGIVLGAFIFCWMPFFTNSMIDAYTGFATPAAVFEAYFWLGYFNSTLNPIIYALFYPCFKKCFHCIITFKVFSTNSATMDLSFK, encoded by the coding sequence ATGTCTGCAGGTCTTTCTGAGGAGCAGCTCTGTTTCCCAGAGTCTAACGCCTCGTGTGTTCGGACACAGTTCAGTGTGGGGATCAAATTTGCCCTCTATATGTTGTTTACTCTTGGCACACTGATTACCATTCTAGGAAACTCTATTGTCATTGTGTCAATAGGACATTTCAAACAGTTGCATAATCCTACCAATATGCTTATTTTATCTCTGGCTTTGGTTGACCTGCTTGTTGGAGTTGTTGTGATGCCTTTCAGTGCCATCAGAACTGTTCATGGCTGCTGGTTCTTTGGGAAAGTGTTCTGCCAGCTGCACTCCAGCTTTGATATGTTTTTAACCACTCTTTCTATCTTTCATCTAATCTGCATTGCTGTAGATAGACAACAAGCAATATGCAACCCTCTGCATTACTCCATGAGATTCACCATGTCAGTGGCCTGGATAATGGTGTTTTGCAGCTGGGCTCTGGCTGCTGTCTACTCTTTTAGCCTGCTGTACTCCAAGGCCAACATTGCTGGCTTAGAGGAGTATTTGGAATCAATATACTGCCTTGGCAGCTGCAACCTCCTCTTTAACAACCTTTGGGGAATCCTGGacagtattttatgttttttcttttcatgcacTGTAATGGTTTGCCTGTACACTAAGATCTTTATTGTAGCTAAAGAGCATGTTCGAAAGATTGGAGATACAAAGACTTGTTCTAAGGTCAGAGGAAGAGTTGGGTTGATTAAACAGTCTGAGCATAAAGCTGCAAAGACCCTGGGCATTGTGCTCGGTGCATTCATCTTCTGTTGGATGCCATTCTTTACTAACTCAATGATTGATGCCTACACAGGCTTTGCCACACCAGCTGCTGTCTTTGAAGCTTATTTTTGGTTGGGTTACTTCAATTCAACCTTGAACCCAATTATTTATGCCTTGTTTTATCCCTGCTTCAAAAAGTGTTTCCATTGTATTATCACTTTTAAGGTATTTAGCACAAATTCTGCAACTATGGATTTATCTTTTAAATGA
- the LOC117825616 gene encoding trace amine-associated receptor 13c-like, translated as MSAGLSEEQLCFPESNASCVRTQFSVGIKFALYMLFTLGTLITILGNSIVIVSIGHFKQLHNPTNMLILSLALVDLLVGVVVMPFSAIRTVHGCWFFGKVFCQLHSSFDMFLTTLSIFHLICIAVDRQQAICNPLHYSMRFTMSVAWIMVFCIWALAAVWSFSLLYSKANIAGLEEYLESIYCLGSCNLLFNHLWGILDSILCFFFSCTVMVCLYTKIFIVAKEHVRKIGDTKTCSKARGRVGLIKQSEHKAAKTLGIVLGAFIFCWMPFFTNSMIDAYTGFATPAAVFEAFVWLGYFNSTLNPIIYALFYPCFKKCFHCIITFKVFSTNSATMDLSFK; from the coding sequence ATGTCTGCAGGTCTTTCTGAGGAGCAGCTCTGTTTCCCAGAGTCTAACGCCTCGTGTGTTCGGACACAGTTCAGTGTGGGGATCAAATTTGCCCTCTATATGTTGTTTACTCTTGGCACACTGATTACCATTCTAGGAAACTCTATTGTCATTGTGTCAATAGGACATTTCAAACAGTTGCATAATCCTACCAATATGCTTATTTTATCTCTGGCTTTGGTTGACCTGCTTGTTGGAGTTGTTGTGATGCCTTTCAGTGCCATCAGAACTGTTCATGGCTGCTGGTTCTTTGGGAAAGTGTTCTGCCAGCTGCACTCCAGCTTTGATATGTTTTTAACCACTCTTTCTATCTTTCATCTAATCTGCATTGCTGTAGATAGACAACAAGCAATATGCAACCCTCTGCATTACTCCATGAGATTCACCATGTCAGTGGCCTGGATAATGGTGTTTTGCATCTGGGCTCTGGCTGCTGTCTGGTCTTTTAGCCTGCTGTACTCCAAGGCCAACATTGCTGGCTTAGAGGAGTATTTGGAATCAATATACTGCCTTGGCAGCTGCAACCTCCTCTTTAACCATCTTTGGGGAATCCTGGacagtattttatgttttttcttttcatgcacTGTAATGGTTTGCCTGTACACTAAGATCTTTATTGTAGCTAAAGAGCATGTTCGAAAGATTGGAGATACAAAGACTTGTTCTAAGGCCAGAGGAAGAGTTGGGTTGATTAAACAGTCTGAGCATAAAGCTGCAAAGACCCTGGGCATTGTGCTCGGTGCATTCATCTTCTGTTGGATGCCATTCTTTACTAACTCAATGATTGATGCCTACACAGGCTTTGCCACACCAGCTGCTGTCTTTGAGGCATTTGTTTGGTTGGGTTACTTCAATTCAACCTTGAACCCAATTATTTATGCCTTGTTTTATCCCTGCTTCAAAAAGTGTTTCCATTGTATTATCACTTTTAAGGTATTTAGCACAAATTCTGCAACTATGGATTTATCTTTTAAATGA